GCGCAGCTGCGCGCGCTCGCACATCAGCTCCAGCGCGCGCTCGGCCATGCCGATGGCGCGCATGCAGTGGTGGATGCGGCCGGGACCGAGGCGCGCTTGCGCGATCGCGAAGCCGCCGCCCTCCTCGCCGAGGATGTTCGACGCGGGCAGGCGGACGTTCTCGTACAGCGTCTCGCAGTGGCCGCCGCCCGCGTCGTGCCCGAAGACGGGCAGCGTGCGGACGATCGTCACGCCGGGCGCGTCGAGCGGCACGAGGATCATCGAGTGCCGGTGGTACGGGTCGGCGTCGGGGTTCGAGACGCCCATGAGGATCGCGACCTTGCACCGCTTCGACGCCGCGCCGCTCGTCCACCACTTGTGCGCGTTGACGACGTAGTGGTCGCCGTCGCGCTCGATGCGGCTCTGGATGTTCGTCGCGTCGGAGCTGGCGACGAACGGCTCGGTCATCGCGAAGCACGAGCGGATCTCGCCCTCGAGCAGCGGCACGAGCCACTCGTCCTGCTGCTGCGGCGTGCCGAACTCGGCGAGGATCTCCATGTTGCCGGTGTCCGGCGCGGCGCAGTTCGTCGCCTCCGACGCGAGCGGGCTGCGCCCCATCAGCTCGCACAGCGGCGCGTACTCGACGTTGGTCAGGCCCGCGCCCCACTTCTCGTTCGGGAGGAAGAGGTTCCACAGGCCGCGCCGGCGGGCCTCGGCCTTCAGCTCCTCCATCACGGGCGGGTGGAAGTGCGGATCGCCCGACGCGTCGACCTGCTCCCGGTACACGGCCTCCGCGGGGTCGACGCGCTCGGCGATGAACGCGCCGAGCCGTTCCTGCAGTTCCAGCGCGCGGGGACCGACGTCGAACTCCATATCCCCGGCACCCTACGTCAGGCGGTCCACCTCACGAACCCGCCCAAGCCGGTGTCGACGAGCCACGCGCCGGCGTCGTCACCGGCCAGCAGCTGCAGCGTGCCCGGGTCCCAGCCCGTCACGGCGCCCGTCGAGCGGGCGATGCGACAGACGGACGGCAACGTCGTCGCGCCGCCCGGTCCGCTCGGGCCGACGTCGAGGCGGGTGCCCCAGATCGTCGACGGCGTGACGGCCGACGGGACGAACCCGAACAGTGCGCCGCGCCCGCACCCCGCACCGTCGACGGGCAGCGTGCGCGCGAGCGCGCCCGTGAGCGCGTACTGCCGCAGCCCGGTCGCGCCGCCGGACCAGACGCCGTCGTCGCGCACGAGCGGGAAGCCGAACGCGTACGTGATCACGACGCGCGCGCCGGAACCGTCGACGGCCTGCACGACGGCGTCCTGCGAACCGGTGCCGGGTACGCCGACGAGCGTGACCCACGCGCGCCCGCCCTGCGCCTGCACGTCCTGCGGGACACCCGCGAGCGCGACGCGCGTGACGACCTGTCCGGTGGACGGGTCGACCGCGGCAGCGAAGCCGCGACCCGGTTGCGTCGGATCGGGCGACGCGATCCAC
The window above is part of the Acidimicrobiia bacterium genome. Proteins encoded here:
- a CDS encoding acyl-CoA dehydrogenase family protein; this translates as MEFDVGPRALELQERLGAFIAERVDPAEAVYREQVDASGDPHFHPPVMEELKAEARRRGLWNLFLPNEKWGAGLTNVEYAPLCELMGRSPLASEATNCAAPDTGNMEILAEFGTPQQQDEWLVPLLEGEIRSCFAMTEPFVASSDATNIQSRIERDGDHYVVNAHKWWTSGAASKRCKVAILMGVSNPDADPYHRHSMILVPLDAPGVTIVRTLPVFGHDAGGGHCETLYENVRLPASNILGEEGGGFAIAQARLGPGRIHHCMRAIGMAERALELMCERAQLR